The Macaca mulatta isolate MMU2019108-1 chromosome X, T2T-MMU8v2.0, whole genome shotgun sequence DNA window TGCATGGGTAGCCCAGCCTGTCTCAGCCCTCCCCTTCCTCATGGTCCCAGCGTTCCAGGGATACTCACTGCTGCAGGAATTGCAGgactaaatgctttaaggtctcAGATCCAGTAAAGTTTTCCTGAAATCAAAAGACAATTTGGATCTATGCGGTGGACAAAGCCTCCCTTACAACACCCCAAATCTTGCTTGGTCCTTCTTCCTCACCTTGCAGGGTTTCATTATCTCAGAGCTGTCAATGTCAACAATCATTGGTGCAGATAACTCTCGGCCGTCctggagaaggaaagaggaagtcaGCAGTGGAGACCAAGGAGGTGGAGCTCGATGACCGATAAGATGAACATGCCCAGGGAGACAAGCATCAGAGGCCAGGTGGGAAATGGGCCTGGAAATTCCAGTGGGCAGCTTTCTCATGGGGTGCTGGACATCTCTACTATTACAtgcaaacgtgtgtgtgtgtgtgtgtgtgtgtgtgtgtgtgtgtacacacattttCAGGGAGAATATTCTTGTCTTTTTCAGGAATCCTTGCCTGTAAAATGGATGAGGATCTGATACAAGCATGTAATCTAGGCAAGACCCAAAGGACTTAAGGGCAGGTGTGGAGGTCATGTTCTTGAGTAAGAGGAGACAATGATGACGGTATTATACATACTTACCAGGCGTAACAACTTGGGGAAACAGTCCCGGATGGCACTgtccaaaaccaaaaattgaatGAAGTGACTGACAGTTCAGGGTGGCACAGtctctctcccactccctctcactctcctccctctccttcctcctggtTAGCTTCCATCTAGACTGTCCTGACTCCCTTTTCTCCAGTGCCACACGAAGCAGCACTGGGAGCCCAGGTTCCAGggctttcttcccctccctccctccctccctcccttttgtCCAAGTCACTGTGGAAGGCTCTGCAGGGAGCAGAAAATGGGGTGGGAGCCCAGAGCTCTGCTACCTCACTGGCCGTCCATCAACTTGCCTGACCAGGCCCTGGCCAAGACCAGGTCAGCCCTTAGGGATGGCCCAGGATGCTGGGACAGGGAGGTGAGTGAGGCCGGGCTCAGGAGGCAGAAAGGGGAAGGCAGAGGGGACGACATCAGAAATGGGGCGAAGGtaggggagggagagatgggTGAGACATAGGAGAGGAGAGACAAGGGAGAAACAGGATGCAATCCAAAGGGGAAGGAAAGACGCTCTACTGTGGAGGTGGAGTTTAGGGAGGAATAGAGGAGAAAAGGGCTCCCCTGCTGCAGCCCTTTCTCTCACTGCCCCCTGGCTGGCCctggggactgaggcaggaaaggaaAACATGCACCTGTTGGGCTGGGGCCCACTGGATGCAGCTGGAGCCTTTCTCACCTGTGTGGGCTCAGTCTGAGCTGCGCATGGGAAACAGAGCAGCCACGGGGACAGGAGACCTTCTCCCAGGAGGAGTGAAGGGTCAGGCCCCAGCTCAGCATGGGGTTCAGAGTCTGGGGACCCCCTCTCCCGACCACTGCATTCTCTTCTGATGGTCACTGACTCCTGTGACCCTCTGTGCTGACGCCTTGACCGAGGAATGCTACCCGTCTCGGGCTACCCAGGACTCCTCTGAGGGCCCAGGCAGGACAATGTGAGgtgtggagggaaggagaggcagtGCCCTGAGAGGCCTGTCCTTCTGTCTCCCCAACCTCCTCGGCCCTCTGCCTTCCACTCCTGCCTCAGGAACGTGGCTCGCTTCTGGTCCCTTGACTCAGGAAACCCAGGTTTCTCCCCAAGGAGGGCCCAGCTCCTGGCATTGGGCCAGAGGAAGAGATGGCATGACAGCAGCCACCCAGGGCCTCGGCCCTCAGTATGAAACAGGGAAGCCCCCATGCCAGCCCAGGACAGGTGGGGGGACCTTTTTGGAGCAAGAGAAGGAGAACGCCTCTCAGGACAGGGGAGGGAAGCCCCATCTCAGCATGGAGGCAGGAAGGCCTGTGTCACATGAGGCCCTGGACTAAAGGACTCTTCTCAGTCCAGGGCACCAGCATCTGAACACTGTTGGtcttggggaggtgggggagtCCTGCTTCCTGGAGCACACTCACGGAGGGCACGCTGGAGGAGGCTTGGTGGAGACAGGCAGGAAATGCACCCCAGAGCAGGTGAAAAGGGGAGCATgtcagaggaaggaaaggagaccTCTAAGCACAGATGAGTGAGTGACACAGagaaaggagtgtgtgtgtgtgtatgtgtgtgtgtgtgtatgtgtgtgtgtgtgtgtgtaggaggggAGGTTTGTGGTCCTCCTAGAGGACCAAGGCCACTCCTTCCTGCAGAAGGGCACTTTCAGACACAGCTCAGTCACCCAAGGAGCAAAGGTGCCCAGGAAGGGCGATAGGGGTTGCCACTGACCTTACATAGGCGGACTGGTCCGAGAAGGTGCTGCACAAGGGGTTCCCTTCTAGCCATAGCTCTTCGAGCTTCAGCCCTTTCACCTTGCCCAACTCCCATGCCGACTCCAGCTAAGAAAGATGGGGAGGAAACTGGAGAAGGAGGGCCAGGGAAAGAGAGACACCTGGGACCGTGGGTCCCGAATTCCCCCAGCCCTCATAGTCACCCACAGGTACCTCTGCCTGCCTGTTGCCATTATCCTGATGTGTACTGCCATCCACCCTCCATCCAAAGTTGATCTGGCTCCCCCTTCTCACCTTATTTTTGGAGAGGTTCAGGGTCTTGACTTTGGGAGCCTTCTCTATAATGTCAGACAGGCCATCCAGCTGGTACAGTTTGTTGTTGCACAAGTTCAAAGACAATAGCTTTGGGTCAAGAAGAGTTAGAGTGGCGGCTACTACCTTGGGCCTCGGAGACAAATCTGCCCTCCACCTTACCTATTCCACCCCTCTAACTAAATACCAGCACTGGGCCTAAGGCTTCACCTCAGGGAAATTTCTTTCAATGATCTTCAGGGTGGCAGCCATGCAGTTTCTTCGATTCAGGATTATATCAATGTCACGGCCCATCAAGTCTTGAAGAAGCCAGGAGAAGGGAATCAGAAGGCTGGGAGGGCCCTGGCTGGACCAGAGCCAGCACCAACCGCTCCGTAAATTGCCATCCCTAAGTCTCCCTCTCAGGCAGACCGCTCTGCCCCCGCTTGCCTTAGAATTGCTGCTGTCAGCCATACCTGGGTCAAAGCGGAGATTCTGGAGATCAAGAGCTTGTTGGGAGACATTGTACCGTTTGTTCATAGTCAGCTGCAGAGATAGAGATGAAGACAGAGGCTCTGAGgctctggtggtggtggtggtggtggtggtggtggtggtggtggtggtggtggtgacgggGAAAGAGGGGACCAGGGGAAGAAGAGGTGGGTCCAGGAAGTGAGCATACAATGATCCTTGAGTCTGTATTACCTTAAGCATCTCCATTTGGCCTGGCTTCAACTTATTCTTCACAGAGTAGGGCGCAGTAGAATGATTGACAAATATACATATCTGCAGGGAGGCAGCGTGGTAAGTACCAGGACCTCTAATCCCAAAGAGGACGACCAGCCCCCTGGCCTGTCCTCCTGCCCAGAGACTAAGTACAGGGAATGCCCTCAACACACACCTTTCGGTTCTCGTCATCACAAATCTTATAACTGACATCCTTCAATACGGAGGCAGTAGTAGCATCCTGGACAAAGAAGCATGCCCGATTTCGGATGTAGTGAAACTACAGGGAGTGAAGGCAAGAGCAACAGCATCAGAGGCCAATGGCCCCTGCTGAGCCAGGCCTCTCCTCGTCCCCCGTGCCCACTCAACTGGCTTCACCATCCTCTCTTACATCAACCGGAGTGAAGGGGGCACTGCAGTGGCTCTGGATTGAATTCATTAGCCATGACTTGTCATACTTTATCCCGTAAGGAATCTAAaggtaaaaagaagaaataggagagaagggagagacaaCACGGAACTAAGGATGGAGAACAGAACCaaccagctgttttttttttctttttttccgaCCTTCTACTTAGCTTAGACCTCTAAAGAAAGGACCGCTGAcatgatttcttatttttgtgccAAATATGGACTCCCTAAACTCCCGTTCCCCCATTCCGAAGCTCTCCTCCGAATAATCAGCTTAGGGTGTTTTAAGTGGTCTTCCTTCTATCAGGTTCCAGAATAGTCTACCTAATGCAGACCCCACCCAGATACTCACTGTGACCTTGAACCAGTTCCTTGTGTATCCATCTTGTGTGTTCTGCCTCATTTTTCTCCCTggaggttttctatttctccacgtGGTAATACAGATTTCGTCTTCACTATGCCATTTCATTCTTCTGTCGCATCGGATGCTATAAGGAGTGCtgtggggaagaggagagaaggcGGGTATCCATTAAATCTAAGAACGTCTTCTCTACATGCTCCACTCACTGACGCCAGGGCTACAATTAGGATTGCTCAGCCACTATTCCACTTCCAGCATTCTTCAGCTCTCtaatgagagaagaaaaggaagaccaCAGAGAATGAAAGGGTTGCACAGTCCCGGGGGCTGCTACATGCAAACCAAGCTGCCTGGTCACTTACTGTCTTAGTTGTTGGTCCTTGTGGACATCCCGCATCTCCACGCTTCCATCATTCTCCTGGCAGTGTGAAGACGGACGCTCGTACCCACCATGTTCATGATGACAGTTCCTCTTGTCAGAATTATCCCGGAAAGAATTCccacctttctttcttccttgaaaAGGGCTACCATGGTCATGGCATTCTGCAACTGAGAACAAAAAGACACGTTTGAGACACATCAATGGTCCACTTACCATGTACCATGTCGTGAGCTAACTCCATGGTAGGGCAAGTAAAGTGCCAACCCGCCACACAAGCCCCAGAAAACAAACTCCTCTGCCTGTCCAGATACAACAACCTTATCTCACAGGTGGCACAATCAGGGGAGGAATCTTGGGAGAGGAAGCAACTGTGTCGAACCTCTTAAGAAATGGAGCAGGAATTATAAAGAACAGAGGTGCGTATGTCCATGGGTTGGACTAGACACTAGTCACACCCCTGGAAGGGGTCCTAATCTTGCCTTCTCTCAGGCTTCTCTAACCTAACAACCACACCAACACCTGGGAGACAAGCTCTCTCACACCTCCCAAATCCAATCTCCAAATGCATTCTGTGAACAATCAGCAAGTTATACTTCTTTGCCGGTATAGTACAAGCTTTAATGACAGGTGGGTCTGATGTAACAGCTTCTCAAgctgccctcctgcctccagccttgCCCTCAACAATACTCAGTTTGAAATATCCAGAGCAAGCTTTCTTTTTGCCCAGCCCGAAATGCTTTCAGCCCAAGAGACAACTCTTCCTAAGCAAGTGACAGAATTACTAGAAAGAAAATCAGCAGATATTGAAAACCACTACAGTAACAGGATCTAAATGACATAAATTAAACACTGTACCCAACACACTGTACCCATCAATGAAAACAGAgcgcttttttttcccctctactgTCTTGCAGCATTCACGAAGGTAGACCATCTCCTGGACCGTCAAACAGACCTCAACCAATTTCGAAATGTACACCTTGTCTCAGGGCACCCTTATGAATAAAATTTCGGTCACTGCTGACCTCTCTGCAATGTACTGATTATGGCCAGGCCTCAGATGAACTTCTGTAGGGGGGTCATCGCTTTCACCGTGTGTGACCCACTGTCAGGACAGTCCTGCTCCTCTCGACTGTTGGGACTTTCCCTGTGTGCCATTAGAAGTGAAATTAAATGTGGGCAGAGTGTCTGACCCAGACATTCCTGATGCTTGGTCCCTACAActtggaggtggggctggagtgctctctttctctcacactcTACATCCAACGGATCAGGATGGATGTATCTTCTCTTGGCTCCACCTTTAAAAGATATCCAGAGTCTGGCCACTTCTCACCCCCCTCCATTGCTACCTACCCTGGCCAGGTCACCAACATCTGTCTCCTGGATTATGCTGCCTTCCAAGTTGTCCTTCTGCTTTGGCCCTTGACTCCCCTACCATCTATTTTCaacacaggaggcagagtgaCTTTTTAAGGCATAAGTCAAATCTTGCCATTCCTTTACTCAAAATGCTTTAACCGGGGTTTGGAGCCCATCAGTATGTTAAAAAGCTATGAGTCCATAACAGtactcagcaacaacaacaacaacaacaacaacaacaacaacaaagacccCTATTGGTGACATTTGGAGGATGTCCAGAAACCAACTCATTTTCATGAAAGTCCAtagatgaaagggaaaaaaatcaaagattaaaGTGAGGGTTAAGGGCACATGGTCAATATATGGAGCACAGGTATTCCTGAGTCAGAGTCATTTTTTGAGAATACGCATTACTTCAGAAATAACGTCACTGAGGGGAAGAAGGTGTAAAAGTGAGCTAGCCAACAGCTACAGCTACAGCCTCAGGCAAGGCCTTGTGTTGGACAAGAGCACATGTGATAAAAAGCCACAGAGGGACCGGACAGAGAGAGATGCCgaagacaaaaacacacacaggcGCACGTCCACTTGCTGAACTCTGGCATCTCAGCACAATCCCTGTCTCGCAGTTGTGCTGCCAGAATTACAGGTGATCTCAAGAGTATTATAAAGCAGCTAGTACTTCTCACCCAGACCGCCTGGGTTTCCGCTCAGGCCCCACCATGTACTGGCTGATCCTCCCACACAGACATAGTAGTGAGTAACCTTTATGACATCACGTGCGTTCCTACTGGTACTTCGTATGTTAGTCTGGAATTCTGCCTACATCACTGCCGTGCCACTGAGTGCATGGCATCAGCATCCCTGCTATGGCACGGAAAGAATGGGATACGAAGAAGACCAACCCTTGCCCAGTGGCAACCAACATTTGCTCAGTGTTGGGCAGACTCACTAGGTTTCTCTCGACCTCCTCACAGAAAATCCATGAGAATTCTATCCACAGTCCCTTTTCAGATCATGAATATTTGGTTCACAGATGTCGGGTACATTTCCCAGCCAAGTCAGTGGCAGAACAGGAATTATGTCCTCATGTATATTGGTCTGCCTCTATACCCTGAGTGTTCCTCCAGAGACTGCACTGGTTCTCCCTTAAATGGCAAGCTTTCAAGTCTCATCGACAGATTTTTTTGTTGAGCAGGCCAGGGATGATGTTTTGTGCTAGTCACTCCTGTCAGGGTGGGAACCAGGCGTCTTGGATAAGGTGGAGATCTCTGTCTTGGACCAGATGGGTGTAATCTGTTTGGGCCATGGGTTTTCAGATTAGGAGTCACTTTGGGCTGGTAGTGTCTGGCACAGAACAAGGACCTAAttagtatttgttaaatgaatgcatgTGATGTAGGTTTGAGATCATCAACAAAACCACTTTTGAGAATACATCCATCTGAACCATTTCTACCGAcctctatttatatttattccaGAGCTATTCGGGCTGCAGAACTATTTCATAACCTGCCTGCAAAACTagaatgaattaattttttcttctgcaacattaatattttttcattaatgtaTCCTTAGAAATAGAACTGAGTACCTCCCTGCAGACTGTGGCTAGAACTGCAGCTTTGAAGATCCCAGAGAAGGAGGCTTTTGCAAATAGTGGTGACAGAAATGAGGAGAGGCGTTCCCTGAATCCAGCAGACAGAGCTTTCTGGACATCTGGTCTCTGTAGGAAGAATGTTCTGGACCTAAAGGCATGTTGTGTTCACTCAGCCTTGTGACAGACAGGAAGCATCATCATCTCTGTctcagaggaagggaagaatgtGTGGTCTGTGTGTCCGTGTTGCCCATGCAAGCAAGTGTTAGTGTTTTGTATTACATGCTTCTACAATTAGGTTACAGATATGCGTACTCCAAATCATGTTGGTAAACACATTGCCACACAACACTGGATCCCActgcacatttcttttcatgtgttatgtattatatatggCCAAATTTTGTTTCTTGTTCAGAATATGctttttagtgctttttttttttcttttttacctctcggtgttttaatatttgaactgacagttttaaaataagaaagtaatGAAGTTCCCTGTACACAAAACTAACGGAACAATATCCACAGGTTGACCAGGGTTGCAGAGCACCTCCAGCGGGGGTGGCCAAAAAACCCAGTGGAACACAGCCAGGGCTTCAAAGTGGGTCTAAGATTTTGAGTCCCTGCTCTACAGCTTCCCAGGAGAAGCACATGAGCACTTTTAAGCATAAAGTGATATTTTCCTAAGGATTTTCAATGATATTTACACCAATATACACTTCCACTAACCGTGTGTGAGTCTAATTTTCTGCAATATGCCTAACCATTCAGAAAGTCATTCTTACACTTTGATCCAGACTTTTCACTTTCTGAATGTATTACATAAATCACTCTCTgtctaaatacatacatataattataGGGCTGTGCTTTACAGGTTCTTTGGGACACAAGGATGACGGGACCAGAGAGTGGCTGATATTGTCAAGGGGAGAGGTAGAAATGACTGCCCTTGGAATGAAGTAGACATGGCAAGGAAGGGGCATGAGTACCTGACACACAGGGTGAAAGAAAAGGCCAAGGGATGGATGTGTGGGTCAGAAAGAAGAGGGTGAGTACAGAGAAGACAAAGAAACACACATTGAAAACGCTTCCAGGGAACTGAATTCATCCTGGTGATACGCTCCCCTCTGAaaactctccttccttcctgtccaTGTACATCTTGTCTGTCCCTGTTACTTCACTTCAAGATGGACACCAGAGAAACAGTTCCCACACAGTCCGAAAAAAGGAGAGATGATACAAGGCAACAGTGTGCAATGATGACTCTCTTGGACAGAAGGCTGGAGTCGGGACATTCATTCCAGAGACCACACCCATCATTGCCCAGCAGACTTTGAGTGGGCCCTGTCGTACCGCTCATTTCAGCCTTGACACAGAGTCGCACATTATTGGTTATGGGCATAGGATTTGAGGTCAGATCCATCAGGATTTCAATCCTGGTGCTAAATGCTACGATCCAAGGCAAGTAACTGACCTCGCTGTGACTCAagttctttttgcttgttttcccCCTAACTCAAAGATAGTAACAGTTTCTACCTCATGGGGCTACTGTAAAAATTAAGTGAGTTAACACATGGAAATACGTGAAAAGCACCAGGAGAAATGCCCGTGACCTAACAAGCACTATAAATAAGCTGTCTACTACTATGTCGAGAACTTAGTACAACATCTGGCATTTATCGAGGGAGAAATACATGTTAGTTGCATTCGTTGTTATTAGTCCTCCTGTAAATGACAAGAGATGAGTGAGTGGCATCCGGTTGCCACGTCAGCTATTAATGTATTTTACAAAGCGGCAGTAGTAAAACAGGGCAGCCCCGGCTCCAGTGGGGAATCATCTGACGTACGGATTAAGGGAACCAAAACTGAAAGCTCAGAGCATGAAACAGGTTATGTGGAAGGATTCAGTAGGGAGCTTAAGTCCCCGTTTCCaatctttgaggaaaaaaatgtattattatgcAAGAAATGTTTCAGGTTTAAGTGGCAGACTATAAGCAGCAAGGCAGAATACTCGTCACACCACACgatacaaagggaaagaaaaacaaagtcaggTTATAAAACTGTATATTACGGTATGATTcctcagaagaaaatattaatgaaaaact harbors:
- the LOC706140 gene encoding nuclear RNA export factor 2 produces the protein MCSTLRKCGTYRTEVAECHDHGSPFQGRKKGGNSFRDNSDKRNCHHEHGGYERPSSHCQENDGSVEMRDVHKDQQLRHTPYSIRCDRRMKWHSEDEICITTWRNRKPPGRKMRQNTQDGYTRNWFKVTIPYGIKYDKSWLMNSIQSHCSAPFTPVDFHYIRNRACFFVQDATTASVLKDVSYKICDDENRKICIFVNHSTAPYSVKNKLKPGQMEMLKLTMNKRYNVSQQALDLQNLRFDPDLMGRDIDIILNRRNCMAATLKIIERNFPELLSLNLCNNKLYQLDGLSDIIEKAPKVKTLNLSKNKLESAWELGKVKGLKLEELWLEGNPLCSTFSDQSAYVSAIRDCFPKLLRLDGRELSAPMIVDIDSSEIMKPCKENFTGSETLKHLVLQFLQQYYSIYDSGDRQGLLGAYHDEACFSLAIPFDAEDSAPNSLRKYFEDSRNMKTLKDPHLKGELLRHTKRDIVDSLSALPKTQHDLSSILVDMWCQTEWMLCFSVNGVFKEVEGQSQGSVLAFTRTFIATPGGSSSLCIVNDELFVRDASPQETQSAFSIPVSTLSSSSEPSLSQEQQEMVQAFSAQSGMKLEWSQKCLQDNEWNYTRAGQVFTMLQTEGKIPAEAFKQIS